From Lolium perenne isolate Kyuss_39 chromosome 5, Kyuss_2.0, whole genome shotgun sequence, a single genomic window includes:
- the LOC127319788 gene encoding uncharacterized protein isoform X1, which translates to MDALVSAALEEVCARLSVGLPVADLWPALSGAFQVAGLPPDLPVKRVLFARLMALPVINLVEGEPPRLVQLPDKDVEVAERRGALLLATPDLRDNFLGLYDHRHSSSRLSDTQRKTLEYIGEARTSCVTQRSSPKLDMQPKNFHFIVKSLASQRLIVSQQTIIKGKDNGAEASRNKKVTSTNSLYLSRYAKGMNMNSHQRIEITELGTNEPNEEANIDALQEDGAFGVNFKNDISVHDYLPAMEAICDKLENASGKALVVSDIKIHLDYKMANGHRAWRNVLHKLIDAQLVEEFSAEVDDKVVRCLRLLKKFDPVEFQPRSTIPDYKIGQKHQATDQVMELPLDMCIYDMIKAQGSKGITLVELGKRLGHKNSRKLHERVSSMCERLNLTLVREVKRKISQDRVWTKQDFLHYKSATDLQSIERLPDDNASCSNGWSLVPSRGPDSLHGDLVVNNKFMFEEECHDEPVGH; encoded by the exons ATGGATGCGCTCGTCTCGGCGGCGTTGGAGGAGGTGTGTGCTCGCCTCTCTGTCGGCCTCCCAGTGGCAGACCTCTGGCCCGCACTCTCCGGCGCGTTCCAGGTGGCCGGCCTCCCCCCCGACCTACCCGTCAAGCGCGTCCTCTTTGCCCGTCTCATGGCGCTCCCTGTCATCAACCTCGTGGAGGGTGAGCCGCCACGGCTCGTCCAATTGCCGGACAAGGACGTGGAGGTGGCCGAGCGGCGTGGCGCTCTACTGCTCGCCACCCCGGATCTCAGGGACAACTTCCTCGGGCTGTacgaccaccgccactcctcttCGAGGCTATCTGACACGCAGAGGAAGACGCTAGAATATATCGGGGAAGCCag GACTTCTTGTGTAACACAGAGATCTAGCCCGAAATTGGACATGCAACCAAAGAACTTTCATTTTATTGTAAAGAGCCTTGCATCACAACGGTTGATAGTTAGCCAACAAACTATCATAAAGGGTAAAGACAATGGGGCTGAGGCTTCACGGAATAAGAAGGTTACTAGCACCAACTCACTATATCTGTCCCGATATGCCAAAGGCATGAACATGAATTCACACCAAAGAATTGAGATTACAGAGCTGGGGACTAATGAACCCAATGAAGAGGCCAATATAGATGCTTTGCAAGAAGATGGAGCTTTTGGTGTAAATTTCAAGAATGACATATCCGTTCATGATTATCTTCCAGCAATGGAAGCCATATGTGACAAACTTGAAAATGCCAGTGGAAAG GCTCTTGTTGTGTCAGACATAAAAATTCATTTAGATTACAAGATGGCAAATGGACATAGAGCATGGAGAAAT GTATTGCATAAGCTAATAGACGCACAGCTTGTCGAAGAATTCAGTGCCGAAGTTGATGATAAG GTTGTTCGCTGTTTACGCCTGTTGAAGAAATTTGATCCAGTTGAGTTTCAACCGAGAAGTACAATCCCAGACTACAAAATTGGCCAGAAACACCAGGCAACTGATCAAGTCATGGAGCTTCCATTAGATATGTGTATATATGATATGATCAAAGCTCAAGGGTCAAAAGGTATTACTCTTGTTGAG CTTGGCAAACGTCTTGGGCACAAGAATTCAAGAAAGCTTCATGAACGTGTGTCATCCATGTGCGAAAGATTAAATTTGACTTTGGTCCGTGAAGTTAAACGTAAGATATCTCAGGACCGAGTTTGGACTAAACAAGATTTCCTGCACTACAAATCTGCTACTGATCTGCAAAGTATCGAGAGGCTCCCAGATGATAATGCCAGCTGTTCCAATGGATGGTCACTAGTTCCATCTAGAGGACCTGATAGCCTGCATGGTGACCTTGTTGTTAATAACAAATTCATGTTTGAAGAGGAATGCCACGATGAACCAGTTggacattaa
- the LOC127319789 gene encoding uncharacterized protein, which produces MDALVSAALEEVCARLSVGLPVADLWPALSGAFQVAGLPPDLPVKRVLFARLMALPVINLVEGEPPRLVQLPDKDVEVAEWRGALLLATPDLRDNFLGLYDHRHSSSRLSDTQRKMLEYIGEARTSCVTQRDLAQKLDMQPKNFHFIVKSLASQRLIVSQQTIIKGKDNGAEASRNKKVTSTNSLYLSRYAKGMNMNSHQRIEITELGTNEPNEEANIDALQEDGAFGVNFKNDISVHDYLPAMEAICDKLENASGKALVVSDIKIHLDYKMANGHRAWRNVLHKLIDAQLVEEFSAEVDDKVVRCLRLLKKFDLVEFQPRSTIPDYKIGQKHQATDQVMELPLDMCIYDMIKAQGSKGITLVELGKRLGHKNSRKLHERVSSMCERLNLTLIREVKRKISQDRVWTKQDFLHYKSATDLQSIERLPDDNASCSNGWSLVPSRGPDSLHGDLVVNNKFMFEEECHDEPVGH; this is translated from the exons ATGGATGCGCTCGTCTCGGCGGCGTTGGAGGAGGTGTGTGCCCGCCTCTCTGTCGGCCTCCCAGTGGCAGACCTCTGGCCCGCACTCTCCGGCGCGTTCCAGGTGGCCGGCCTCCCCCCCGACCTACCCGTCAAGCGCGTCCTCTTTGCCCGTCTCATGGCGCTCCCTGTCATCAACCTCGTGGAGGGTGAGCCGCCACGGCTCGTCCAATTGCCGGACAAGGACGTGGAGGTGGCCGAGTGGCGTGGCGCTCTACTGCTCGCCACCCCGGATCTCAGGGACAACTTCCTCGGGCTGTacgaccaccgccactcctcttCGAGGCTATCTGACACGCAGAGGAAGATGCTAGAATATATCGGGGAAGCCag GACTTCTTGTGTAACACAGAGAGATCTAGCCCAGAAATTGGACATGCAACCAAAGAACTTTCATTTTATTGTAAAGAGCCTTGCATCACAACGGTTGATAGTTAGCCAACAAACTATCATAAAGGGTAAAGACAATGGGGCTGAGGCTTCACGGAATAAGAAGGTTACTAGCACCAACTCACTATATCTGTCCCGATATGCCAAAGGCATGAACATGAATTCACACCAAAGAATTGAGATTACAGAGCTGGGGACTAATGAACCCAATGAAGAGGCCAATATAGATGCTTTGCAAGAAGATGGAGCTTTTGGTGTAAATTTCAAGAATGACATATCCGTTCATGATTATCTTCCAGCAATGGAAGCCATATGTGACAAACTTGAAAATGCCAGTGGAAAG GCTCTTGTTGTGTCAGACATAAAAATTCATTTAGATTACAAGATGGCAAATGGACATAGAGCATGGAGAAAT GTATTGCATAAGCTAATAGACGCACAGCTTGTCGAAGAATTCAGTGCCGAAGTTGATGATAAG GTTGTTCGCTGTTTACGCCTGTTGAAGAAATTTGATCTAGTTGAGTTTCAACCGAGAAGTACAATCCCAGACTACAAAATTGGCCAGAAACACCAGGCAACTGATCAAGTCATGGAGCTTCCATTAGATATGTGTATATATGATATGATCAAAGCTCAAGGGTCAAAAGGTATTACTCTTGTTGAG CTTGGCAAACGTCTTGGGCACAAGAATTCAAGAAAGCTTCATGAACGTGTGTCATCCATGTGCGAAAGATTAAATTTGACTTTGATCCGTGAAGTTAAACGTAAGATATCTCAGGACCGAGTTTGGACTAAACAAGATTTCCTGCACTACAAATCTGCTACTGATCTGCAAAGTATCGAGAGGCTCCCAGATGATAATGCCAGCTGTTCCAATGGATGGTCACTAGTTCCATCTAGAGGACCTGATAGCCTGCATGGTGACCTTGTTGTTAATAACAAATTCATGTTTGAAGAGGAATGCCACGATGAACCAGTTggacattaa
- the LOC127319788 gene encoding uncharacterized protein isoform X2, whose translation MDALVSAALEEVCARLSVGLPVADLWPALSGAFQVAGLPPDLPVKRVLFARLMALPVINLVEGEPPRLVQLPDKDVEVAERRGALLLATPDLRDNFLGLYDHRHSSSRLSDTQRKTLEYIGEARTSCVTQRSSPKLDMQPKNFHFIVKSLASQRLIVSQQTIIKGKDNGAEASRNKKVTSTNSLYLSRYAKGMNMNSHQRIEITELGTNEPNEEANIDALQEDGAFGVNFKNDISVHDYLPAMEAICDKLENASGKALVVSDIKIHLDYKMANGHRAWRNVLHKLIDAQLVEEFSAEVDDKVVRCLRLLKKFDPVEFQPRSTIPDYKIGQKHQATDQVMELPLDMCIYDMIKAQGSKAWQTSWAQEFKKAS comes from the exons ATGGATGCGCTCGTCTCGGCGGCGTTGGAGGAGGTGTGTGCTCGCCTCTCTGTCGGCCTCCCAGTGGCAGACCTCTGGCCCGCACTCTCCGGCGCGTTCCAGGTGGCCGGCCTCCCCCCCGACCTACCCGTCAAGCGCGTCCTCTTTGCCCGTCTCATGGCGCTCCCTGTCATCAACCTCGTGGAGGGTGAGCCGCCACGGCTCGTCCAATTGCCGGACAAGGACGTGGAGGTGGCCGAGCGGCGTGGCGCTCTACTGCTCGCCACCCCGGATCTCAGGGACAACTTCCTCGGGCTGTacgaccaccgccactcctcttCGAGGCTATCTGACACGCAGAGGAAGACGCTAGAATATATCGGGGAAGCCag GACTTCTTGTGTAACACAGAGATCTAGCCCGAAATTGGACATGCAACCAAAGAACTTTCATTTTATTGTAAAGAGCCTTGCATCACAACGGTTGATAGTTAGCCAACAAACTATCATAAAGGGTAAAGACAATGGGGCTGAGGCTTCACGGAATAAGAAGGTTACTAGCACCAACTCACTATATCTGTCCCGATATGCCAAAGGCATGAACATGAATTCACACCAAAGAATTGAGATTACAGAGCTGGGGACTAATGAACCCAATGAAGAGGCCAATATAGATGCTTTGCAAGAAGATGGAGCTTTTGGTGTAAATTTCAAGAATGACATATCCGTTCATGATTATCTTCCAGCAATGGAAGCCATATGTGACAAACTTGAAAATGCCAGTGGAAAG GCTCTTGTTGTGTCAGACATAAAAATTCATTTAGATTACAAGATGGCAAATGGACATAGAGCATGGAGAAAT GTATTGCATAAGCTAATAGACGCACAGCTTGTCGAAGAATTCAGTGCCGAAGTTGATGATAAG GTTGTTCGCTGTTTACGCCTGTTGAAGAAATTTGATCCAGTTGAGTTTCAACCGAGAAGTACAATCCCAGACTACAAAATTGGCCAGAAACACCAGGCAACTGATCAAGTCATGGAGCTTCCATTAGATATGTGTATATATGATATGATCAAAGCTCAAGGGTCAAAAG CTTGGCAAACGTCTTGGGCACAAGAATTCAAGAAAGCTTCATGA